In one window of Leptolyngbya sp. CCY15150 DNA:
- a CDS encoding translation initiation factor yields the protein MGKQKNTPINAKGDRLVYSDFGDRQYTAATERAVPDLPPQQQDLRIQASRKGRKGKTVTIVSGFQSSPATLATLLKTLKSQCGAGGTVKDNTLEIQGDHGDMLLQALSKLGYRAKKSGG from the coding sequence ATGGGCAAGCAAAAAAATACTCCAATCAACGCGAAGGGCGATCGCTTGGTCTATTCCGATTTTGGCGATCGCCAATACACCGCCGCCACGGAACGCGCCGTTCCCGATCTGCCCCCTCAGCAGCAAGATCTGCGCATCCAAGCTTCGCGCAAAGGCCGCAAGGGCAAAACGGTCACCATCGTCAGCGGCTTTCAATCCAGCCCTGCTACCCTCGCCACTCTGCTCAAAACCCTGAAGTCTCAATGTGGTGCGGGGGGAACGGTGAAAGACAATACCCTGGAAATCCAGGGGGATCATGGGGATATGCTGCTGCAGGCCTTGAGTAAGCTAGGCTATCGCGCCAAAAAAAGCGGCGGTTGA
- a CDS encoding CAAD domain-containing protein gives MDFDVTQKDRSLETMVEETEQTTVDVDVDINGEQSGDLAQLTASASNESQEQWQDIVDKVSAFLADLPAYLSEFFGEYKRPIITVGIITGSIVSVKLVLAVLGAINDIPLLSPLFELVGLGYSAWFVYRYLLQASSRKELAEDFTSLKEQVLGQTSMK, from the coding sequence ATGGATTTTGACGTTACACAAAAAGATAGGAGCTTGGAGACTATGGTGGAAGAAACAGAACAAACGACCGTTGATGTTGATGTTGACATCAATGGTGAGCAGTCGGGTGATTTGGCTCAGCTTACTGCTTCGGCGTCTAATGAGTCTCAAGAACAGTGGCAAGACATCGTTGACAAGGTGTCGGCATTTCTCGCAGATTTGCCCGCCTATTTGAGCGAATTTTTTGGGGAATACAAGCGCCCCATTATTACCGTAGGCATCATCACTGGCTCGATCGTTTCGGTCAAGCTGGTTCTAGCTGTGCTAGGTGCCATTAATGATATTCCTTTACTCTCCCCACTTTTTGAGTTGGTCGGGTTGGGATATTCCGCTTGGTTCGTCTACCGTTATTTGCTACAAGCCTCCAGCCGCAAAGAATTGGCGGAGGATTTCACCAGCTTAAAAGAGCAGGTGCTAGGACAAACCTCAATGAAGTGA
- a CDS encoding 4-hydroxybenzoate solanesyltransferase, whose protein sequence is MLTEQPQQPHQPPSNKSTWKAILRLLRWDKPTGRLILMIPALWAVVLAAHRQVPGQLPPWPLVGVIILGSLATSAAGCVVNDLWDRNIDPKVSRTRDRPLASRALSIQTGIGVLLVSLVCAWGLSLYLNPFSFWLCVAAVPVILFYPSAKRVFPIPQLVLSIAWGFAVLISWSAVTAGLEPAVWPLWGATVLWTLGFDTVYAMADREDDRRIGVRSSALFFGSRAAAAVGIFFAGAAILLGITGWMLSLGILFWITWVLTLPVWAWHYWELRRTKPHPSLYGQVFRQNVGLGFWLLAGMVLGSQI, encoded by the coding sequence ATGCTGACCGAGCAACCCCAGCAACCCCACCAACCTCCGTCGAATAAATCCACGTGGAAAGCCATCCTTCGGCTGCTGCGCTGGGATAAACCCACCGGCCGCTTGATCTTAATGATCCCTGCCCTGTGGGCGGTGGTGCTGGCAGCCCATCGCCAAGTTCCAGGACAGTTACCGCCTTGGCCCTTGGTGGGGGTGATTATTCTAGGTAGCTTGGCCACCAGCGCGGCGGGCTGTGTGGTCAATGATCTCTGGGATCGCAATATTGACCCGAAGGTGAGCCGAACGCGCGATCGCCCCCTAGCGTCCCGTGCCCTGTCGATTCAAACCGGCATCGGGGTCTTGCTGGTGTCGCTTGTCTGCGCTTGGGGCCTATCGCTATACCTCAATCCGTTTAGCTTTTGGCTTTGTGTGGCGGCGGTGCCGGTCATTTTGTTCTACCCCTCCGCCAAGCGAGTGTTTCCTATTCCCCAATTGGTGTTGTCCATTGCCTGGGGCTTTGCGGTGTTGATTAGCTGGAGTGCGGTGACGGCGGGGCTAGAGCCAGCGGTGTGGCCGCTCTGGGGCGCTACGGTGCTGTGGACGCTGGGCTTTGATACGGTTTATGCCATGGCGGATCGGGAGGATGATCGGCGCATTGGGGTGCGATCGAGTGCCCTATTTTTTGGATCGCGGGCGGCGGCAGCGGTGGGCATCTTTTTTGCTGGCGCGGCTATACTGCTGGGGATCACGGGCTGGATGCTGTCTTTGGGTATTCTGTTCTGGATCACCTGGGTGTTGACCCTGCCGGTTTGGGCTTGGCACTATTGGGAACTGCGCCGCACGAAGCCCCACCCGTCCCTCTATGGTCAGGTGTTCCGCCAAAATGTGGGACTGGGATTTTGGCTGCTGGCGGGGATGGTGCTGGGCAGCCAGATTTGA
- the gltX gene encoding glutamate--tRNA ligase yields the protein MTVRVRIAPSPTGNLHIGTARTAVFNWLFARHHGGQFILRIEDTDLERSRPEFTENILEGLAWLGMTWDEGPFYQSQRLDLYRQAIHSLLDQGLAYRCYCTPDELDEMRAKQKARGDAPRYDNRHRHLTPEQEAAFLAEGRQPVIRFKIDDDREIAWTDLVRGTVTWKGRDLGGDMVIARAASQDDIGQPLYNLVVVLDDIDMGITHVIRGEDHIGNTPKQILLYEALGATVPEFGHTPLILNQAGAKLSKRDGVTSISDFQAMGYTAEALVNYMTLLGWSPPDATQEQFLLAEAAQQFSFDRVNKAGAKFDWDKLNWLNSQYLHAMPSEDLVQGLVPYWQQAGYAVDLAGDRPWLEQVATLVGQSLVRLSDATDMTRYLFDADLPHDEEAIAQLQQAGVADLLAAVQTLLAEQTVPLTEDSAKDIVKQATKAAGVKKGLVMRSLRAALTCAMHGPDLIQSWVLLHAKGVDQARLTAALGIAQAG from the coding sequence ATGACAGTTCGCGTTCGTATTGCCCCTAGTCCTACGGGAAATTTGCATATTGGTACGGCTCGCACGGCCGTTTTTAACTGGCTCTTTGCCCGCCACCACGGGGGGCAGTTCATCCTGCGTATTGAAGACACTGACCTAGAGCGATCGCGACCCGAATTTACCGAGAATATTCTGGAGGGTCTCGCCTGGCTAGGGATGACCTGGGATGAAGGCCCCTTTTACCAAAGCCAGCGGCTGGATCTCTACCGTCAAGCCATCCACAGCTTGTTAGACCAGGGATTGGCCTACCGCTGCTATTGCACCCCGGACGAACTCGATGAGATGCGGGCTAAGCAAAAGGCCCGAGGCGATGCCCCTCGCTACGATAACCGCCATCGCCACCTCACGCCTGAGCAGGAAGCAGCCTTCCTGGCCGAGGGTCGCCAGCCAGTGATTCGCTTCAAAATTGACGACGATCGCGAGATTGCCTGGACAGACTTGGTGCGGGGCACAGTGACCTGGAAAGGACGTGACCTCGGCGGCGATATGGTGATTGCCCGCGCGGCCTCCCAAGACGATATTGGTCAACCGCTGTACAACCTAGTAGTGGTGCTCGATGACATCGACATGGGCATCACCCACGTGATTCGCGGAGAAGACCACATTGGCAACACGCCCAAGCAAATTTTGCTCTACGAAGCCCTCGGCGCTACCGTGCCGGAGTTTGGCCATACACCCCTAATCTTGAACCAAGCGGGGGCAAAACTATCGAAGCGGGATGGCGTTACGTCTATCTCCGATTTTCAGGCCATGGGCTACACCGCCGAAGCCTTGGTGAACTACATGACCCTGCTCGGCTGGTCGCCGCCGGATGCCACCCAGGAACAGTTTCTCCTGGCAGAGGCCGCTCAGCAGTTTAGTTTTGACCGGGTCAACAAGGCCGGCGCAAAGTTTGACTGGGATAAGCTCAACTGGCTGAACAGTCAATATCTCCACGCCATGCCCAGTGAAGACTTGGTGCAGGGTTTGGTGCCCTACTGGCAACAGGCAGGCTACGCCGTTGATCTGGCAGGCGATCGCCCTTGGTTGGAGCAAGTCGCCACCCTAGTAGGGCAAAGCCTCGTCCGCCTCAGCGACGCCACCGACATGACCCGCTATCTGTTTGATGCCGACCTGCCCCACGACGAGGAAGCGATCGCCCAGCTCCAGCAGGCAGGCGTGGCCGATCTGCTAGCAGCGGTGCAAACCTTGCTGGCAGAGCAAACCGTACCCCTCACCGAAGACAGCGCCAAAGATATCGTCAAGCAAGCCACCAAGGCCGCTGGGGTGAAAAAAGGATTGGTGATGCGATCGCTGCGGGCGGCCCTCACCTGCGCCATGCATGGCCCCGACCTGATCCAGTCTTGGGTCTTGCTCCATGCCAAGGGTGTCGATCAAGCTCGGTTAACCGCAGCCCTAGGGATCGCCCAGGCTGGGTAG